Proteins encoded in a region of the Photobacterium angustum genome:
- a CDS encoding glutamate synthase subunit beta, protein MGKPTGFLEFGRELPKKLDPSVRIQDNKEFVLNDEFGDKINEQSSRCMDCGVPFCHNSCPIGNIIPEFNDAVYRDSWEEAWNILSSTNNFPEFTGRVCPAPCESGCVLGINQDPITICNIEKTIVETAYREGYAKPKTPRSRTGKTIAIIGSGPAGLSAAEQLNSAGHTVTVFERDEKVGGLLRFGIPDFKLGMDIIDRKINLMAEAGVKFEVNAHIGVDINAKQLRQDFDVVLLTGGSTVPRNLPIPGRELNGVHFAMEFLAQNNRRANDMDLKTEEIHAKGKHVVVIGGGDTGSDCVGTSNRHGAASITQVEIMPVPPEKRPANQPWPSYPMIMKTSTSHEEGCDRYWNILTKEFISDDNGNVKGLRIADIVWQEAKPGERPGFDEVEGSERVIACDLAFLAMGFLHPEPTGVLAQLDIALDERGNVATEDFATNQAGVFAAGDMRTGQSLVVRCINEGRESARAVDAYLMGNTNLEAKADSLMLS, encoded by the coding sequence ATGGGTAAGCCAACAGGATTTTTAGAATTTGGCCGTGAATTGCCAAAAAAATTGGACCCGAGTGTTCGTATTCAAGATAACAAAGAATTCGTTTTAAACGATGAATTTGGTGACAAGATCAATGAACAGTCATCACGCTGCATGGATTGTGGTGTACCGTTCTGCCATAACTCTTGTCCAATTGGGAATATTATTCCTGAATTTAATGATGCGGTTTACCGCGATAGCTGGGAAGAAGCGTGGAACATCCTAAGCTCAACGAATAACTTCCCAGAATTTACTGGTCGTGTGTGTCCAGCCCCTTGTGAAAGTGGCTGTGTATTAGGTATCAACCAAGATCCCATCACGATTTGTAATATCGAGAAAACAATTGTTGAAACGGCTTACCGTGAAGGTTATGCCAAGCCTAAAACACCACGTTCTCGAACAGGTAAAACCATTGCAATTATCGGTTCAGGCCCTGCGGGCTTATCAGCCGCAGAGCAGCTAAACAGCGCTGGTCACACTGTGACAGTGTTTGAGCGTGATGAAAAAGTCGGTGGTCTTCTTCGTTTTGGTATTCCTGACTTTAAGCTAGGTATGGATATCATTGATCGTAAGATCAACCTAATGGCTGAAGCTGGCGTTAAATTTGAAGTTAACGCGCATATTGGTGTAGATATCAATGCTAAGCAATTACGCCAAGACTTTGATGTCGTGCTACTTACAGGCGGTTCAACCGTTCCTCGTAACCTGCCAATCCCAGGTCGTGAGCTAAATGGCGTACATTTTGCGATGGAATTTCTTGCGCAAAATAACCGTCGTGCCAACGATATGGATTTAAAAACCGAAGAGATCCACGCCAAAGGTAAACATGTTGTGGTTATTGGTGGCGGTGATACAGGCTCTGACTGTGTAGGTACATCAAACCGTCACGGTGCAGCAAGTATTACTCAAGTTGAGATCATGCCTGTTCCACCTGAAAAGCGTCCAGCTAATCAGCCATGGCCGTCATACCCAATGATCATGAAAACATCAACTTCACATGAAGAAGGTTGTGATCGTTACTGGAACATCTTAACCAAAGAGTTTATCTCTGACGATAACGGTAATGTGAAAGGCTTACGTATTGCTGATATCGTTTGGCAAGAAGCAAAACCAGGCGAGCGCCCAGGGTTTGATGAAGTTGAAGGTTCAGAGCGTGTGATTGCCTGTGATCTTGCTTTCTTAGCAATGGGCTTCTTACACCCAGAACCAACAGGCGTTCTTGCTCAACTTGATATCGCATTAGATGAGCGTGGTAATGTTGCAACTGAAGATTTCGCAACTAACCAAGCAGGTGTATTTGCAGCAGGTGATATGCGTACAGGTCAATCATTGGTTGTACGTTGTATTAACGAAGGTCGAGAGTCTGCTCGTGCAGTTGATGCTTACCTTATGGGTAATACAAACCTTGAAGCAAAAGCTGATTCATTAATGCTTTCTTAA
- the gltB gene encoding glutamate synthase large subunit, whose product MTDQELNDQGLYVPEMEHDACGIGFVAHLKNRKSHQIVTQALDMLARMEHRGGQGCDPCSGDGAGILLQKPHEFLLEEALTLGIKLPAFDKYGVGVVLFPKDEHKRQQCREILERNAKRLDLEVIGYRVLPVDNSMIGEDPLSTEPQFEHVFITGGANLDPAVLERKLYVLRNYTVRVCLESVSNIGDDFYINSLSYKTLVYKGQLTTEQVPQYFLDLQNPTMVTALALVHSRFSTNTFPRWRLAQPFRYIAHNGEINTVRGNLNWMKAREAILESDLFSQQEIDMLLPICQEGSSDSSNFDMALELLVLSGRSLPHALMMLIPEAWQENKNMDPKRRAFYQYHANIMEPWDGPASVCFTDGVQVGATLDRNGLRPSRYTVTKDDFLVMASESGVVEIEPENVQFRGRLQPGRIFVADLEQGRIISDEEVKDSIATAQPYEQWVKDNLLSLKTLPEADNMHHQPTPERLLHHQQAFGVSSEEVNDIIVPLAKTAYEPLSAMGADWPLAVLSHQSQHLSNYFKQLFAQVTNPPIDPIRERMVMSLNTYLGKDQNLLAETPAHCQKVELESPVLSNAELEKIREIDNEHLQSKTLDIVFNASGEDGKLERALKRICQYSEDAVVDGYSIIILTDRAVNSNHAAIPAMLAVGAVHHHLIRKGLRAKCDIVVETGDARETHHFATLVGYGANAVNPYLVTETLVDLQRKRKLDPELPTDTLFDNYRKGVNGGLLKIFSKMGISTLQSYHGAQIFEALGISKSVVDKYFTGTVTRIQGLTIDDIAQEVLVRHRVGYPTREIPVQVLDVGGVYQWKQRGEKHLFNPETISLLQQSTREKDYAQFKQYAKAVDDQGDNAATLRSQLDFIKNPAGSIPLEEVEPIENILKRFATGAMSFGSISYEAHSTLAVAMNRIGAKSNSGEGGEDPIRFEKKDNGDWERSAIKQVASGRFGVTSYYLTNADELQIKMAQGAKPGEGGQLPGDKVDDWIGATRHSTPGVGLISPPPHHDIYSIEDLAQLIYDLKNANRAGRVNVKLVSEAGVGTIASGVAKAKADVVLIAGFDGGTGASPMSSIRHTGLPWELGLAETHQTLLKNGLRNRIVVQSDGQMKTPRDLAIATLLGAEEWGVATAALVVEGCIMMRKCHKNTCPVGIATQNKTLRERFDGRVEDVVTFFQYMAEGLREVMAELGFRTIEEMVGQSHKLKVRDNVSHWKYKNLDLSPVLYVEKPRAEDGIYNQRPQDHGLDNVLDRQLIELAQPALTEGKAVNAELPIINTDRSAGTMLSNEISKVYKDSGLPQPMNVKFFGSAGQSFGAFLAKGVKFEVEGDANDYWGKGLSGGTLVLYPDAKSDIVAEDNIVVGNVCFYGATSGESYIRGLAGERFCVRNSGAQVVVEGVGDHGCEYMTGGVAVILGQTGRNFAAGMSGGVAYVWDQFDDFETKLNPELVDLDPIEKEDQALLLNMLTKHVALTGSTVAELFLSNFEDNLKKMVKVMPRDYKAVLLKRKAEAEAQDKEALEAING is encoded by the coding sequence ATGACAGATCAAGAGCTGAACGATCAGGGACTTTATGTGCCTGAAATGGAGCACGATGCCTGTGGTATCGGCTTTGTCGCCCACCTAAAAAACCGTAAGTCTCACCAGATTGTTACTCAGGCTCTCGATATGCTAGCGCGTATGGAGCACCGTGGCGGTCAAGGCTGTGATCCATGTAGTGGTGATGGTGCAGGTATTTTGCTGCAAAAGCCCCACGAATTCTTATTAGAAGAAGCGCTGACACTCGGTATTAAATTACCCGCCTTCGATAAATATGGCGTCGGTGTTGTGCTATTTCCAAAAGATGAGCATAAACGCCAGCAATGTCGTGAGATCTTAGAGCGTAACGCTAAACGCCTTGATCTTGAAGTCATCGGCTACCGTGTGCTTCCAGTTGATAACTCAATGATCGGTGAAGATCCATTGAGCACAGAACCACAATTTGAGCATGTCTTCATCACTGGTGGCGCAAACTTAGATCCTGCCGTATTAGAACGTAAACTCTATGTATTACGTAACTATACTGTACGTGTTTGTCTGGAAAGCGTATCGAACATTGGCGATGACTTCTACATCAACTCTCTGTCATACAAAACTCTGGTTTACAAAGGCCAGTTAACTACAGAGCAAGTACCTCAGTACTTCCTTGATCTACAAAATCCAACGATGGTGACTGCACTTGCATTAGTTCACTCTCGTTTCTCAACCAATACATTCCCACGTTGGCGCTTAGCACAACCTTTCCGTTACATTGCTCACAACGGTGAAATCAATACCGTTCGTGGTAACTTGAACTGGATGAAAGCCCGTGAAGCGATTCTTGAGTCTGATTTATTTAGTCAGCAAGAAATCGATATGCTACTGCCTATTTGTCAGGAAGGTAGCTCAGATTCATCGAACTTCGATATGGCACTAGAACTGCTAGTACTTTCTGGTCGTAGTTTGCCACATGCATTAATGATGCTTATCCCTGAAGCGTGGCAAGAAAACAAAAACATGGATCCTAAGCGTCGTGCTTTCTATCAGTACCACGCCAATATCATGGAACCATGGGATGGCCCTGCCTCTGTTTGTTTCACCGATGGTGTTCAAGTAGGTGCAACGCTTGACCGTAACGGTCTACGTCCATCACGTTATACCGTGACCAAAGATGACTTCCTTGTTATGGCATCTGAATCAGGCGTGGTTGAAATTGAGCCTGAAAATGTCCAATTCCGTGGTCGTCTACAACCGGGTCGTATCTTCGTTGCTGATCTAGAGCAAGGTCGTATTATTTCTGATGAAGAAGTAAAAGACAGCATTGCGACAGCACAACCTTATGAGCAATGGGTTAAAGACAATCTATTAAGCCTAAAAACGCTTCCTGAAGCTGATAATATGCATCATCAGCCAACACCTGAGCGTTTGTTACATCATCAACAAGCGTTTGGTGTGAGCTCAGAAGAAGTGAACGACATTATCGTTCCCTTAGCGAAAACCGCTTATGAGCCACTAAGTGCGATGGGGGCAGACTGGCCGCTAGCCGTGCTTTCTCATCAATCCCAGCACTTATCAAACTACTTTAAACAGCTATTTGCACAGGTGACTAACCCGCCAATCGATCCAATTCGTGAGCGTATGGTTATGTCATTGAATACTTACCTCGGTAAGGATCAAAACCTGCTAGCTGAAACACCGGCGCATTGCCAAAAAGTTGAACTTGAATCTCCTGTTCTTTCTAATGCTGAACTTGAGAAAATCCGTGAGATTGATAATGAACATCTTCAATCGAAAACATTGGATATTGTATTTAATGCAAGTGGCGAAGATGGCAAACTAGAGCGTGCACTTAAACGTATTTGTCAATATTCAGAAGATGCAGTCGTTGATGGTTATTCAATCATTATTCTAACTGACCGTGCGGTTAATTCTAACCATGCGGCTATTCCTGCAATGCTGGCTGTTGGCGCGGTGCACCACCACCTGATCCGTAAAGGTCTTCGTGCGAAATGTGACATCGTGGTTGAAACCGGTGATGCACGTGAAACACACCATTTTGCAACCCTAGTTGGTTACGGTGCTAACGCCGTTAACCCATATCTAGTCACTGAAACACTGGTTGATTTACAACGCAAGCGTAAACTGGATCCTGAATTACCGACAGACACTTTATTTGATAACTACCGTAAAGGGGTTAACGGTGGTCTGCTGAAAATCTTCTCTAAGATGGGTATTTCAACGCTACAGTCATACCACGGCGCACAAATTTTTGAAGCACTTGGTATCAGTAAATCTGTGGTTGATAAGTACTTCACAGGTACTGTAACGCGTATTCAAGGTCTAACGATTGATGATATCGCGCAAGAAGTCTTAGTCCGTCATCGTGTTGGTTACCCTACTCGTGAAATCCCAGTACAAGTACTTGATGTAGGTGGTGTATATCAGTGGAAGCAACGTGGTGAGAAACACTTGTTTAACCCTGAAACCATTTCACTGCTACAACAATCAACACGTGAAAAAGATTACGCGCAATTTAAGCAATATGCGAAAGCGGTTGATGATCAAGGTGATAACGCTGCAACACTGCGTAGCCAACTTGATTTCATCAAAAACCCTGCAGGCTCTATCCCACTTGAAGAAGTAGAACCAATCGAGAATATCCTTAAGCGTTTTGCCACAGGTGCAATGAGCTTTGGTTCGATTTCTTACGAAGCGCACTCAACACTGGCTGTTGCGATGAATCGCATCGGCGCAAAATCTAACTCAGGTGAAGGTGGTGAAGATCCAATTCGCTTTGAGAAGAAAGACAACGGTGATTGGGAACGTTCTGCTATCAAGCAGGTGGCATCAGGTCGTTTTGGTGTAACCTCTTACTATCTAACTAACGCTGATGAGCTGCAAATCAAAATGGCTCAAGGTGCGAAACCCGGTGAAGGTGGTCAGCTTCCAGGTGATAAAGTCGATGACTGGATTGGTGCAACACGCCACTCAACACCAGGGGTTGGCTTAATTTCTCCGCCGCCTCACCATGATATTTACTCAATCGAAGATTTAGCCCAGCTGATCTACGATTTGAAAAATGCTAACCGCGCAGGTCGTGTCAACGTCAAACTGGTATCAGAAGCAGGTGTAGGTACGATTGCATCAGGCGTTGCTAAAGCCAAAGCCGATGTTGTTCTTATTGCAGGTTTTGATGGCGGTACAGGTGCATCACCAATGTCATCTATTCGCCACACAGGTCTACCGTGGGAATTAGGTCTAGCAGAAACGCACCAGACGCTACTGAAGAATGGTTTACGTAACCGTATCGTTGTTCAGTCTGATGGTCAGATGAAAACACCACGTGACCTTGCTATCGCCACTCTTCTGGGTGCTGAAGAATGGGGCGTAGCAACAGCTGCACTAGTTGTTGAAGGCTGTATCATGATGCGTAAGTGTCACAAGAATACTTGTCCTGTTGGTATCGCAACACAGAACAAAACATTACGTGAACGCTTTGATGGTCGCGTAGAAGACGTTGTGACTTTCTTCCAATACATGGCAGAAGGTTTACGTGAAGTAATGGCAGAGCTTGGCTTCCGCACTATTGAAGAAATGGTAGGGCAATCTCACAAGCTGAAAGTCCGTGATAATGTCAGTCACTGGAAATACAAGAACCTCGATCTTAGCCCTGTACTTTACGTTGAAAAGCCACGTGCTGAAGATGGTATTTACAACCAACGTCCTCAAGATCATGGTTTGGATAACGTACTAGACCGTCAATTGATTGAACTTGCACAGCCAGCACTGACGGAAGGTAAAGCAGTGAATGCTGAGTTGCCTATCATCAATACCGATCGAAGTGCAGGTACTATGCTGTCGAATGAAATTTCGAAAGTATACAAAGACAGCGGCTTACCACAGCCGATGAACGTGAAGTTCTTTGGTTCAGCAGGTCAAAGCTTCGGTGCATTCCTTGCTAAAGGCGTGAAATTTGAAGTTGAAGGCGATGCTAACGATTACTGGGGTAAAGGCCTATCAGGCGGTACATTAGTACTTTACCCTGATGCGAAATCAGACATTGTTGCTGAAGATAACATCGTTGTGGGTAACGTTTGTTTCTACGGCGCAACATCAGGTGAATCTTACATTCGCGGTCTTGCTGGCGAGCGTTTCTGTGTTCGTAACTCAGGCGCTCAAGTTGTGGTTGAAGGTGTCGGGGACCACGGTTGTGAGTACATGACTGGTGGTGTTGCCGTTATCCTTGGTCAAACAGGTCGTAACTTTGCTGCGGGTATGAGTGGTGGTGTTGCTTATGTTTGGGATCAGTTCGATGACTTTGAAACCAAATTAAACCCTGAGTTAGTCGATTTAGATCCAATCGAAAAAGAAGATCAAGCACTGCTACTGAACATGCTAACTAAACATGTTGCATTAACAGGTAGTACGGTTGCAGAGCTTTTCCTATCTAACTTCGAAGATAACTTGAAGAAGATGGTGAAAGTTATGCCAAGGGATTACAAAGCCGTATTACTAAAGCGTAAAGCTGAAGCTGAAGCTCAAGACAAGGAAGCGTTGGAGGCAATCAATGGGTAA
- a CDS encoding TIGR01212 family radical SAM protein (This family includes YhcC from E. coli K-12, an uncharacterized radical SAM protein.): MQLHELVNTFGQDLQRRYGEKVHKLTLHGGFSCPNRDGTIGRGGCTFCNVASFADENTQFLPIKQQLAERADEIHRAKRYLAYFQAYTSTYAEVQTLKKMYEEALKTTDIVGLCVGTRPDCVPDAVLELLSDYVQQGYEIWLELGLQTANDKTLKRINRGHDFACYAAITQRARALGIKVCTHLIVGLPGDTKQDNLDTISKVVAVGMDGIKLHPLHIVEGSKMGQAFKAERLEPISLEEYTSIASEMIRLTPADVIYHRVSASARRPTLLAPMWCENRWLAMTEIGRNLDTHGGQGSLINDAFVYQQPQLK; the protein is encoded by the coding sequence ATGCAACTGCACGAACTCGTTAATACATTTGGTCAAGACTTACAGCGCCGTTATGGTGAAAAAGTCCATAAGTTAACTTTGCATGGCGGTTTTAGCTGTCCTAATCGTGATGGAACGATTGGTCGGGGTGGTTGTACATTTTGTAATGTGGCCTCTTTTGCGGATGAAAATACCCAGTTTTTACCTATTAAACAGCAATTAGCAGAGCGTGCTGATGAAATTCATCGTGCAAAACGTTATTTAGCCTATTTTCAGGCTTACACAAGTACTTATGCTGAAGTTCAAACGCTAAAGAAAATGTATGAAGAGGCGTTAAAAACGACGGATATTGTAGGGTTATGTGTGGGAACTCGACCTGATTGTGTGCCTGATGCGGTATTAGAGTTACTGTCTGATTATGTACAACAAGGCTATGAGATTTGGTTAGAGTTAGGTTTACAGACCGCAAATGATAAAACATTAAAGCGTATCAACCGAGGTCATGATTTTGCATGTTATGCCGCTATCACTCAACGTGCACGGGCATTAGGGATCAAGGTTTGCACTCATTTAATTGTTGGACTGCCAGGTGACACCAAACAAGATAACCTTGATACGATCAGTAAAGTGGTGGCAGTAGGGATGGATGGGATCAAATTACATCCACTACATATTGTTGAAGGCAGTAAAATGGGACAAGCATTTAAAGCTGAACGCCTAGAGCCCATTAGCCTTGAAGAGTACACAAGCATTGCAAGTGAAATGATCCGATTAACACCTGCTGATGTGATTTATCATCGCGTTTCAGCATCAGCACGTAGACCAACCTTGCTGGCGCCAATGTGGTGTGAAAATCGTTGGTTAGCGATGACTGAAATTGGACGTAACTTAGATACTCATGGTGGGCAAGGAAGTCTAATTAATGATGCTTTTGTATATCAACAGCCACAATTAAAATAG
- the arcB gene encoding aerobic respiration two-component sensor histidine kinase ArcB, whose product MKQVKILAQFYVDLLVKLGIVRFSLLLALALVALAVVVQVSVTLVLHGTVNNIDIVRSVTFGLLITPWAVYFLSVVVDQLEDSRQRLSKLVTKLEEMRSRDMELNKQLQDNIAQLNQEIEEREKAEEAREEAMHDLENEVYQRENAQLAVAEQSALLKSFLDASPDLIYYRNEKNQFSGCNRAMSELLGKTEKELVGLTPWDVYPEEVAKKIIKTDEEVFSENSATTDEQWLVYPNGKRALFELRKVPFYNRNGRRLGLMGFGRDITERKKYEDALEKASSDKTSFISTISHELRTPLNGIVGLSRMLLDTDLTDEQRGYLRTVHVSAITLGNIFNDIIDLDKSDRRRLELMPKPLDFNEFIDEMGNISQLMAEQKGLRFDLECLTELPKNIEVDSTRLRQVLWNLIGNATKFTKQGGVILSVSSEIHEHDADIIFEVEDSGVGIPKSEIDNIFAMYYQVKQGDDNIHAVGTGIGLAVSRQLVQLMGGDITVHSEVGEGSTFTVKIRVPLVEDVIEEEIVTEVKPELTGLSIFMVEDIELNITVAKSLLESLGHEVTVAMRGDEALAMFKPEDYDLVLLDIQLPDMTGFDIAQKLREKYQDLPALVALTANVISDKSEYLEKGMDEAISKPLSVKAITGVIENLVLSCSYEEDEINDLTDTNSDGTGPSDKMIDKLLDLEMLTSYVDIVGTKPVYASIEMFEKMMPDYIAILDSNMVAKDQDGIKFEAHKIKGAAGSIGLKHIQQVAQKAQSPELPAWWENINDWVDEIKNGYQNDIDVLKTWLKQYEK is encoded by the coding sequence ATGAAACAAGTCAAAATATTAGCTCAGTTTTATGTCGATCTTCTGGTTAAATTGGGGATCGTGCGTTTTAGCCTACTTCTTGCGTTAGCCTTGGTTGCATTAGCCGTTGTTGTTCAGGTGAGTGTGACGTTGGTGTTACATGGCACCGTGAATAATATTGATATCGTGCGATCGGTGACATTTGGTTTATTAATAACGCCTTGGGCTGTTTACTTTCTATCTGTTGTCGTCGATCAGTTAGAAGACTCACGTCAACGCTTGTCGAAGTTAGTCACTAAACTGGAAGAGATGCGCTCGCGAGACATGGAGTTAAATAAGCAACTTCAAGACAATATTGCGCAGCTAAATCAAGAAATAGAAGAAAGAGAAAAAGCGGAAGAAGCACGTGAAGAAGCGATGCATGATCTTGAGAATGAAGTTTATCAGCGTGAGAATGCTCAGCTTGCTGTGGCAGAGCAAAGTGCATTATTAAAGTCTTTCTTAGATGCTTCACCTGATTTGATTTATTACCGCAATGAAAAAAATCAGTTCTCAGGGTGTAACCGAGCAATGTCAGAGTTGCTTGGTAAAACAGAAAAAGAGCTCGTTGGCTTAACACCTTGGGATGTTTACCCTGAAGAAGTTGCTAAGAAAATCATTAAAACTGATGAAGAAGTGTTTAGTGAAAATAGTGCAACAACGGATGAGCAGTGGTTAGTTTATCCAAATGGTAAACGTGCGTTATTTGAACTTCGTAAAGTGCCATTTTATAACCGCAACGGACGTCGCCTTGGTCTAATGGGCTTTGGACGTGACATCACTGAGCGTAAAAAATATGAAGATGCGTTAGAAAAAGCAAGTAGCGATAAAACTTCATTTATTTCAACCATTAGCCATGAGTTACGCACCCCACTCAATGGTATTGTTGGTTTAAGTCGTATGTTACTCGATACAGATCTTACTGATGAGCAACGTGGCTATTTGCGTACAGTACATGTTAGTGCGATCACCTTAGGAAATATCTTTAACGATATTATTGATTTAGATAAATCAGATCGCCGTCGTTTAGAGTTGATGCCAAAACCATTGGATTTCAACGAGTTCATTGATGAAATGGGGAATATTTCTCAGTTAATGGCAGAGCAGAAAGGATTGCGTTTTGACCTAGAGTGCTTAACTGAACTGCCAAAAAATATTGAAGTCGATAGCACGCGATTGCGTCAAGTGTTGTGGAATCTTATTGGTAATGCGACCAAGTTTACTAAACAAGGTGGTGTGATTTTATCGGTTAGCAGCGAAATTCATGAGCACGATGCTGATATTATCTTTGAAGTAGAAGATAGCGGTGTTGGTATTCCTAAGTCTGAAATTGATAATATTTTTGCAATGTATTATCAGGTGAAACAAGGTGACGATAATATTCATGCAGTAGGAACAGGGATTGGCCTTGCCGTTTCTCGTCAGCTTGTTCAGCTAATGGGGGGAGACATCACTGTTCATTCTGAAGTGGGTGAAGGCAGCACCTTTACGGTGAAAATTCGCGTTCCGTTAGTGGAAGATGTTATTGAAGAAGAAATCGTGACCGAAGTAAAACCAGAGCTTACTGGTTTAAGTATCTTCATGGTGGAAGATATTGAGTTAAATATCACGGTTGCTAAATCCTTGCTTGAAAGTTTAGGTCATGAAGTCACGGTGGCAATGCGAGGTGATGAAGCCTTAGCGATGTTTAAACCAGAAGATTATGATTTGGTCTTGTTAGATATTCAATTACCCGATATGACAGGCTTTGATATTGCGCAGAAACTACGAGAAAAATACCAAGATTTGCCTGCATTGGTTGCTCTAACTGCTAATGTTATCAGTGATAAAAGCGAATACCTTGAAAAAGGTATGGATGAAGCCATTAGCAAGCCATTAAGCGTGAAGGCTATTACTGGTGTGATTGAAAATCTCGTTCTAAGTTGTAGTTATGAGGAAGATGAAATTAACGATTTAACCGATACAAACAGTGATGGAACAGGGCCTAGCGATAAAATGATCGACAAGTTACTCGACTTGGAGATGTTGACCTCTTACGTTGATATTGTAGGGACAAAACCTGTTTATGCGAGCATCGAAATGTTTGAAAAAATGATGCCAGATTACATTGCGATCTTAGACTCGAATATGGTCGCGAAAGATCAAGATGGGATTAAGTTTGAAGCGCATAAAATTAAAGGTGCAGCAGGCTCTATCGGTTTAAAACACATTCAGCAAGTCGCACAAAAAGCACAGTCTCCTGAACTTCCTGCTTGGTGGGAGAATATCAATGACTGGGTTGATGAAATTAAAAATGGTTACCAAAACGATATTGATGTGCTGAAAACATGGTTAAAGCAGTACGAGAAATAG
- the arcA gene encoding two-component system response regulator ArcA: MQTPHILIVEDEHVTRNTLKSIFEAEGYTVFEANDGAEMHQMLSENPVHLVIMDINLPGKNGLLLARELREQGDMALMFLTGRDNEVDKILGLEIGADDYITKPFNPRELTIRARNLLTRAMNQGLPTEDKKLVERYEFNGWSLEINSRSLVSPSGDQFKLPRSEFRALLHFCENPGKIQTRADLLKKMTGRELKPHDRTVDVTIRRIRKHFESVADTPEIIATIHGEGYRFCGDLGEE; the protein is encoded by the coding sequence ATGCAAACCCCTCACATTCTTATCGTAGAAGACGAGCACGTAACACGTAACACCCTAAAAAGTATTTTTGAAGCGGAAGGTTACACAGTTTTTGAAGCTAACGATGGCGCAGAAATGCACCAAATGCTTTCTGAGAATCCTGTTCACCTTGTGATCATGGATATTAATCTACCAGGTAAAAATGGTCTTCTACTTGCTCGTGAGCTTCGTGAACAAGGCGATATGGCGCTAATGTTCTTAACAGGTCGTGACAACGAAGTAGATAAGATCCTTGGTCTTGAAATTGGTGCTGATGATTACATCACAAAACCTTTCAACCCTCGTGAATTAACAATCCGTGCACGTAACTTACTGACTCGTGCTATGAACCAAGGTCTTCCTACTGAAGATAAGAAATTGGTTGAGCGTTACGAGTTCAACGGTTGGTCTCTTGAAATCAACAGTCGTTCACTAGTAAGCCCAAGCGGTGATCAATTCAAACTTCCACGTTCTGAATTCCGTGCGCTACTTCACTTCTGTGAAAACCCAGGCAAGATCCAAACTCGTGCAGATCTTCTTAAGAAGATGACGGGCCGTGAGCTTAAGCCACATGACCGTACAGTTGATGTAACTATTCGTCGTATCCGTAAACACTTCGAATCTGTTGCTGATACGCCAGAGATCATTGCGACAATTCACGGTGAAGGTTACCGTTTCTGTGGCGATCTTGGCGAAGAGTAA
- a CDS encoding putative 4-hydroxy-4-methyl-2-oxoglutarate aldolase yields MKDLLPDLCDHYEQDIHFLPIGCHDYGGRNIFYGQCVTLRCFEDNSLVRDILSQDGTGKVLFIDGHGSCRRALLGDQLALLAIKNNWQGIIVNGAVRDIATLATLNLGVKALGGCPIKTVKRQMGELNVTLNISEKLVYPGDYIYADLNGIILSKQALDLSVLND; encoded by the coding sequence ATGAAAGATTTGCTACCGGATTTATGCGATCACTATGAACAAGATATCCACTTTTTACCTATCGGGTGCCATGATTATGGTGGGAGAAACATTTTTTATGGACAGTGTGTCACGCTCAGATGTTTTGAAGATAATAGCTTAGTACGTGACATATTATCTCAAGACGGTACTGGTAAAGTGTTATTTATTGACGGCCATGGTAGTTGTCGACGTGCGTTACTTGGCGATCAATTAGCATTGTTGGCGATTAAGAATAATTGGCAAGGGATCATTGTTAATGGTGCGGTTCGTGATATAGCAACACTCGCGACATTAAATTTAGGTGTTAAGGCATTAGGAGGGTGTCCAATTAAGACAGTGAAGCGTCAAATGGGAGAGCTTAACGTGACATTAAATATCAGTGAAAAATTAGTTTATCCAGGTGATTATATTTATGCAGATTTAAATGGAATTATCTTGTCTAAGCAGGCGTTAGATTTATCTGTCTTAAATGACTAA